A genomic segment from Pseudorca crassidens isolate mPseCra1 chromosome 4, mPseCra1.hap1, whole genome shotgun sequence encodes:
- the FGF5 gene encoding fibroblast growth factor 5 isoform X2, with translation MSLSFLLLLFLSHLILSAWAQGEERLAPKGQPEQAATGRNPGGASSSRSSSSTKSSSSSSVSSSPGAPLGSQGNGLEQSSFQWTPSGRRTGSLYCRVGIGFHLQIYPDGKVNGSHEANMLSQIYR, from the coding sequence ATGAGCTtgtccttcctcctcctgctcttCCTCAGTCACCTGATCCTCAGCGCCTGGGCTCAAGGGGAGGAGCGCCTCGCACCCAAAGGGCAACCCGAACAGGCTGCCACCGGTAGGAACCCCGGAGGAGCCAGCAGCAGCCGGAGCAGCAGTAGCACGaagtcttcctcttcttcctctgtctcctcctcccccGGCGCTCCTCTGGGCAGTCAAGGAAATGGCTTGGAGCAGAGCAGTTTCCAGTGGACCCCCTCGGGGCGCCGGACCGGCAGCCTCTACTGCAGAGTGGGCATCGGTTTCCATCTGCAGATCTACCCGGATGGCAAAGTCAATGGCTCCCACGAAGCCAATATGTTAA